From a single Acidobacteriota bacterium genomic region:
- a CDS encoding DUF5615 family PIN-like protein, which translates to MKIRFQADADLNEEIVSGLIRQESTVDFQTASEAKLRGLADEEVLQIAMRDKRILVTHDRRTMPGHFAKFIANEDSPGVFIISQRESVRSAINELLLVWTASEMEDRTNLIVDLPL; encoded by the coding sequence ATGAAAATCCGCTTCCAAGCCGATGCAGACCTGAATGAAGAAATCGTTTCAGGACTCATACGACAGGAATCTACTGTGGATTTTCAAACCGCTAGCGAAGCGAAACTGCGCGGTTTGGCTGATGAAGAAGTTTTGCAAATCGCTATGCGAGACAAGCGAATTTTAGTTACTCATGACCGCCGAACCATGCCCGGTCATTTTGCAAAATTTATTGCGAATGAGGATAGTCCCGGGGTTTTTATCATCTCGCAAAGAGAAAGCGTGCGGTCGGCAATTAACGAATTGCTTTTGGTATGGACGGCATCAGAAATGGAAGACCGGACAAATTTAATCGTTGACCTACCACTTTAA
- a CDS encoding DUF433 domain-containing protein → MSKDYIEKRKGGYWVKDSRISLDSIVYAFKAGASPETIKHKFPLLRLEEIYGAITFYLANEKKVDDYLEEANTQLESTAAARRKQIQKAKPELIKRLKSAKQESEVTR, encoded by the coding sequence ATGAGCAAAGATTATATAGAAAAACGTAAAGGCGGATACTGGGTTAAAGATAGCCGCATTTCACTTGATTCAATTGTTTATGCTTTTAAAGCAGGCGCTTCACCTGAAACCATAAAACACAAATTTCCTTTGTTAAGGCTCGAAGAAATCTACGGCGCAATAACTTTCTATCTCGCAAATGAGAAAAAAGTCGATGACTACCTTGAAGAAGCCAATACCCAACTCGAATCAACAGCCGCAGCCCGTCGAAAGCAAATACAAAAAGCGAAACCAGAGTTGATAAAACGGCTGAAAAGCGCCAAGCAGGAGAGCGAGGTCACAAGGTAA
- a CDS encoding ATP synthase F0 subunit C, protein MVKARLFFMALFVMLIAVATASAQDTHTAATGSQFWVIPNWPGFAVALAAIGGALADGKAIAAACEGTARNPGAGGRIFTMLILGLALIETLVLFTFLTLFIAK, encoded by the coding sequence ATGGTTAAAGCAAGATTATTTTTCATGGCGCTCTTTGTTATGTTGATTGCGGTTGCCACCGCGTCCGCGCAAGACACTCATACTGCCGCGACCGGCAGCCAGTTCTGGGTGATTCCCAATTGGCCCGGATTTGCCGTGGCGCTTGCCGCTATCGGTGGCGCGCTCGCAGACGGAAAAGCGATTGCCGCCGCTTGCGAAGGCACTGCCCGCAACCCCGGCGCTGGTGGACGTATCTTCACCATGTTGATTCTGGGTCTGGCGCTGATTGAAACCCTCGTGCTCTTTACGTTCCTGACGCTGTTTATCGCCAAGTAA
- the atpB gene encoding F0F1 ATP synthase subunit A, giving the protein MTAILLALLQGDHGGGESGGDHGPPPFIIEQINHLLGGKVPEHIIATVLLFLIVIVLVLLLRGKLSVDKPSKGQQLLEVAVEQVRGMLDGVVGPYGRRYLPVVGSFALFILIANLMGLVPGLTAPTDNINVTGALGVCSFLYYMAMGFKQQGIKYLKHFTGGLTSGPLVIIGVLIFFVELLSNSVRPVTLALRLFVNMFADHQIAVSFLNLAPPLVPMFTTVLGIFVAFVQTFIFIMLSMVYLSETVPHEEHDHEESGHGEAAAAH; this is encoded by the coding sequence ATGACAGCAATTTTACTTGCATTATTACAAGGCGACCACGGTGGCGGCGAATCGGGCGGCGATCACGGCCCGCCTCCGTTTATCATCGAACAAATCAACCACCTGCTGGGCGGCAAAGTTCCCGAACACATTATCGCAACCGTGCTGCTGTTTCTGATTGTCATTGTCCTGGTGCTGTTGCTGCGCGGCAAACTCTCTGTGGATAAACCATCCAAAGGGCAACAACTGCTTGAAGTCGCCGTCGAACAGGTGCGCGGCATGCTTGATGGCGTCGTTGGTCCTTACGGACGGCGCTATTTGCCGGTCGTCGGTTCATTCGCGCTGTTTATTTTAATCGCCAACCTCATGGGACTGGTTCCGGGGCTTACAGCGCCAACCGATAATATCAACGTCACGGGGGCGCTTGGCGTCTGTTCATTTTTGTATTACATGGCGATGGGCTTCAAACAGCAAGGCATTAAATATTTGAAGCATTTCACCGGTGGGCTGACATCGGGACCGCTGGTCATCATCGGGGTTTTGATTTTCTTTGTCGAATTGTTATCCAATAGCGTGCGACCGGTGACGCTGGCACTGCGTTTGTTCGTCAATATGTTTGCCGACCATCAGATTGCCGTATCCTTTTTGAACCTCGCGCCGCCATTGGTGCCGATGTTTACCACCGTGCTTGGCATATTCGTCGCCTTCGTGCAGACCTTTATTTTCATCATGCTGTCGATGGTCTATCTATCGGAAACCGTGCCGCACGAAGAACACGACCACGAAGAATCCGGTCACGGCGAAGCCGCCGCTGCGCATTAA
- a CDS encoding ATP synthase subunit I: MNTSETPEHGVADSPDSPATRALNEVTSPERVERRIWRNTFAIIILAIIFASLFANLKFTLSLFVGSALSLVNFKWLHASIKDVLTASDGKRPPGTMLLFIVRWILVGAVVYGLHLTGYFDIVAMLAGLFAPALAVMIEAGYVTYKTITQPGEHN; encoded by the coding sequence TTGAATACGAGTGAGACACCTGAGCATGGCGTAGCAGATTCGCCGGACTCGCCCGCAACCAGGGCGCTGAACGAAGTGACCAGTCCCGAACGGGTCGAACGCCGAATCTGGCGCAATACGTTTGCGATTATTATTCTGGCAATCATCTTCGCAAGCCTATTTGCCAACCTCAAATTCACGCTCAGCTTGTTCGTCGGTAGCGCGCTCAGTCTGGTCAATTTCAAATGGCTGCACGCCTCCATCAAAGATGTGCTGACGGCAAGCGATGGCAAACGACCTCCCGGCACGATGCTTCTGTTCATCGTTCGCTGGATTTTGGTTGGCGCGGTGGTTTACGGGCTGCACCTGACCGGTTATTTTGACATCGTCGCCATGCTTGCGGGACTTTTTGCTCCCGCGCTTGCCGTGATGATTGAAGCTGGTTACGTTACCTATAAGACGATCACTCAACCCGGAGAGCATAATTAA
- a CDS encoding response regulator transcription factor has translation MSNTSKQAIRILLIDDHVVIRTALKILIESQESLTMVGEAGNRQEAFAIAEGEQPDIILLDIDLGGENGLDLIPELLNLATQARIVVLTGVRDQAVHQQAISLGAMGIVQKDRAFEVLVGAIERVNAGEAWLDPTLMAKVLNQMSAAGKAKKVDPEEAKIATLTEREREVLEHIGQGLKNKEIADKLFISEWTVRHHITSIFSKLEVSDRVELILYAYKRGLATPPR, from the coding sequence ATGAGTAACACTTCAAAACAAGCGATCCGTATTTTACTCATTGATGACCATGTGGTGATTCGCACGGCGCTCAAAATACTCATTGAAAGTCAGGAAAGTTTGACGATGGTCGGCGAAGCTGGCAATCGTCAGGAAGCATTTGCTATTGCCGAAGGCGAACAGCCCGACATTATTTTGCTCGATATTGACCTTGGCGGCGAAAACGGTTTAGACCTCATTCCTGAACTGCTCAACCTCGCAACTCAAGCGCGCATTGTCGTGCTGACGGGCGTGCGCGACCAGGCGGTTCATCAACAAGCCATCAGCCTCGGCGCAATGGGCATCGTGCAAAAAGACCGCGCTTTTGAGGTGCTGGTCGGCGCTATCGAGCGCGTCAATGCCGGTGAAGCGTGGCTTGACCCGACCTTGATGGCAAAGGTACTCAATCAAATGTCTGCCGCCGGGAAAGCCAAAAAGGTTGACCCGGAAGAAGCCAAAATCGCCACGCTGACCGAGCGCGAACGCGAAGTGCTGGAGCATATCGGGCAGGGGTTAAAGAATAAGGAAATCGCTGATAAATTATTTATCAGCGAATGGACGGTGCGCCATCACATCACTTCGATTTTTTCCAAACTGGAAGTTTCCGACCGCGTGGAGTTGATTCTCTACGCCTATAAACGAGGGCTTGCCACGCCGCCCCGCTAA
- a CDS encoding DEAD/DEAH box helicase, which translates to MKSLTDRFEQEVFNPYLDLLKSEYRFHPQFAYAERTWHEKLTMAELVHGAFLEKSQMYKIGVSLENLPLHEKTKATIHERLKGRNLYQHQTDALQLILNGQNAVIATGTSSGKTLCYQIPILDDLLHDSSPGLRAIIIYPLNALVNDQLEEWETMLKKHQHITFARFTGQTPNNQQDYESRLKQTFETQLREQGLMQNELQREVNRKLNEQLRNDPSNRLNHRDDIRANPPHILITNFSMLEYLMERPVDAPIFENARLRFLVLDEVHAYRGVQATEIAFLVRRLKDRLGLEQLSCIATSATLGNPNEEDSKRRVRAFASALFGEEFIEPNPIYGTPAPPLLLQPSVCPTPGQYIKAAEILQQNKEADVRTVLSHNHVAKTLADLFNYDENLYRLRAEILTKPTLLKDAAKSLWGGNKQAEDGLQALLEIVAAAKQDDAHEDLLPTRLHYFVRAQDGLHVCLHRNCPGRSSNDKPAFFVSRKSDDSDIPEGLCPKCYPAQRSQLVEVVSCRKCGYLFGALQDLGPRRAQNPDNDEQIQKPAFDSFSTELGWASDSFWSYFSVEDDLPYPIQAKADEEDEEQDKLLVNPASLEWCVVCGKKSDSGEGDNCSCEAPHLRPIKIFHRQCAAERFQDIYSQQKKLLAACPNCGARNGSGIEPVRRFQESDDETGLAMAIPLSHFQVSQPKTKGKPPRKLLCFTDHRQRAAAFPSLLEEETFAHDMGRKIVKLIHNRNEPLTVSDLGELLAEIAEERNSDIHDPEFFLPVSRYTDENPSAKEKGNLWIAETLSYFGILDSARESAEDLGLVAIKYEVKETEMKAFQSLLPELSLVEAKAVLQTLLGFMRQRKAFTLPNGVAHDAPAFGRVTADISYALRREGQKITNGWLPLLKKDGSYNDNFITDYLRRLFGQSDAETLKLAEEVWTFLTKHDLLIINKKGTGRYRLDHERLAVVKNTARYICNRCGMVTAYAAKQCCPRKACSGKLEERPFDATQANIIARWVAGTGEPQFTTLKSEEHTAQINKDLAKKIEDDFRAEGVNLLSSTTTFEMGINIGDLQKVLLRNAPPSSASYVQRVGRAGRGQDKNAVCVTLCRRSKYDADMWREPQRLMSGEVRTPTVFIENRVIAQRHFNAVVFARFLRVKILNEKALRDVKQKIRLAAFLPTDSRVGIPQDWLQLYPSDLHLDFIAWLETQSVADIFCSPAGQSLLGAIDGFELGKEKSKETYKEVLSNIADELSELMSERKKFFNEGKETGDIDRSVKNLLDSDIVAVMAKRGFLPRYAFPLDTVTLETGWSRWSSDSDVELNRDRAIAISEFAPGAQVIAHKKVFTSSGLYVVSRTDKPERWWYSKCPECLQIRTSRTQDPLITSCEVCGRSITTQHIKPFVEPATFSVRIEKSNVNAARHRRASLVRQRQSLTHFIDSVNDDEFEDRGAFKIALKTSGSLFRYNLGPQNKGFMLCAHCGCSEPLHFFKAGKKHRKLRPMQGSLDCSNETPWTKPLAYGHQFQSFCLIARPIEPKPPIESLAYALQKGLCEMLEIETSDIGVAWRWLANRNIADAKAEIILFDNTPGGAGFVKEGFDNWQQTVASAQKVCEKCKCEVACYDCLKNFSNQTHHDKLSRHRVIEFFE; encoded by the coding sequence ATGAAATCATTAACAGATCGTTTCGAGCAGGAAGTTTTCAATCCGTATTTGGATTTACTCAAATCTGAATATCGTTTCCACCCGCAATTTGCCTACGCTGAAAGAACTTGGCATGAAAAACTCACGATGGCGGAATTGGTTCACGGTGCATTTCTGGAAAAATCGCAGATGTATAAAATAGGTGTAAGCTTAGAAAATCTGCCACTGCATGAGAAAACCAAAGCAACTATCCATGAAAGATTGAAAGGGCGCAATCTTTATCAACATCAAACAGACGCTTTACAATTGATTTTGAATGGGCAGAATGCGGTCATCGCCACTGGCACAAGCAGTGGCAAGACGCTCTGTTATCAAATCCCGATTCTTGATGATTTGTTACATGATTCGTCGCCCGGATTACGTGCCATCATTATCTATCCGCTTAATGCTCTGGTTAATGACCAACTCGAAGAATGGGAAACTATGTTGAAGAAGCACCAGCATATTACTTTTGCACGATTCACAGGACAAACTCCAAATAATCAGCAAGATTATGAATCACGTTTAAAGCAAACTTTTGAAACACAACTCCGCGAACAAGGGTTGATGCAAAACGAATTGCAACGTGAAGTAAATCGCAAACTGAACGAACAGTTAAGAAATGATCCGTCCAATCGCCTCAATCATCGGGATGACATTCGCGCCAATCCGCCACATATTCTCATCACCAATTTTTCAATGCTCGAATACTTGATGGAACGTCCTGTTGATGCCCCGATATTTGAAAACGCAAGGCTCAGGTTTTTAGTTTTGGATGAAGTCCACGCCTATCGCGGCGTGCAGGCAACAGAGATTGCTTTCTTGGTTCGACGACTCAAAGACAGACTAGGGTTAGAGCAATTGTCTTGCATCGCCACATCAGCAACGCTTGGCAATCCGAACGAGGAAGACAGCAAACGCAGAGTTCGTGCCTTCGCGTCTGCACTGTTTGGCGAAGAATTTATTGAACCGAATCCGATTTACGGCACACCTGCGCCGCCACTCCTTTTGCAACCATCAGTTTGTCCGACTCCCGGACAGTACATAAAAGCAGCAGAAATCTTGCAACAAAATAAAGAAGCCGATGTGCGAACAGTTTTATCGCACAATCACGTGGCAAAAACTTTGGCAGATTTATTCAACTACGACGAGAACCTCTATCGCTTGCGCGCAGAAATTTTAACCAAACCGACTCTGTTGAAAGACGCAGCAAAGAGTTTATGGGGAGGGAACAAACAGGCGGAAGATGGGCTACAAGCATTGTTGGAAATCGTCGCTGCTGCCAAACAGGATGACGCACACGAAGATTTGCTGCCTACTCGTTTACATTATTTCGTGCGAGCGCAAGATGGCTTACACGTTTGTTTGCACCGAAATTGTCCGGGGCGCTCAAGCAACGATAAACCTGCCTTTTTCGTTTCGCGCAAGAGCGACGACAGCGACATCCCCGAAGGTCTATGCCCGAAATGTTATCCTGCACAAAGATCGCAACTCGTTGAAGTCGTTTCTTGTCGCAAATGCGGTTACTTGTTTGGCGCATTGCAGGATTTAGGGCCGCGTCGCGCTCAAAACCCTGACAACGACGAGCAAATACAAAAGCCTGCCTTCGACTCTTTTAGTACAGAGCTTGGTTGGGCATCAGATTCGTTTTGGTCTTACTTTAGCGTTGAGGATGATTTGCCTTATCCCATACAGGCAAAGGCTGATGAAGAAGACGAAGAACAGGACAAATTGTTAGTTAATCCTGCTTCGCTGGAGTGGTGCGTTGTATGTGGCAAGAAAAGCGATTCGGGTGAAGGAGACAATTGCAGTTGCGAAGCCCCACACTTGCGACCAATCAAAATTTTTCATCGGCAATGTGCAGCAGAGAGATTTCAAGACATCTACAGCCAACAGAAAAAACTTTTAGCTGCATGCCCCAATTGCGGAGCGCGTAACGGATCAGGCATAGAGCCTGTGCGTCGTTTTCAAGAATCCGACGATGAGACAGGCTTGGCGATGGCAATTCCTTTGTCGCATTTCCAAGTCAGTCAACCAAAAACCAAAGGCAAGCCGCCACGCAAATTGCTTTGTTTTACTGACCATCGCCAACGTGCAGCCGCTTTTCCGTCACTATTAGAGGAAGAAACTTTCGCACACGATATGGGGCGCAAGATCGTAAAACTTATTCATAATAGAAATGAGCCTCTGACAGTGAGTGATCTTGGAGAGTTGCTTGCAGAGATTGCGGAAGAGCGCAATTCGGATATTCACGATCCCGAATTCTTTCTGCCTGTATCGCGTTATACGGATGAAAACCCAAGCGCAAAAGAGAAAGGCAATCTTTGGATCGCGGAAACCCTCAGCTATTTCGGCATTCTTGATTCAGCCCGCGAATCAGCGGAAGATTTAGGATTGGTTGCAATCAAATACGAAGTCAAAGAAACCGAGATGAAAGCGTTTCAATCACTCTTACCTGAGCTTTCATTGGTCGAAGCAAAAGCGGTTTTACAAACCTTGCTTGGTTTTATGCGTCAACGTAAAGCATTTACTTTGCCTAATGGTGTCGCGCATGATGCGCCAGCATTCGGGCGAGTGACTGCTGACATCAGTTACGCGCTTCGTCGTGAGGGTCAAAAAATCACCAACGGCTGGCTACCGCTTCTTAAGAAAGATGGTAGCTACAATGACAATTTTATCACAGACTATTTGCGTCGATTATTTGGTCAATCAGATGCAGAAACGCTCAAATTAGCTGAAGAGGTTTGGACTTTTTTAACTAAGCACGACCTTTTGATTATCAACAAAAAAGGTACTGGTAGGTATCGGCTTGACCACGAGCGATTAGCTGTTGTGAAAAATACAGCGCGGTATATTTGCAATCGTTGCGGTATGGTGACAGCTTACGCCGCTAAACAGTGTTGTCCCCGCAAAGCCTGTAGCGGGAAATTAGAAGAACGACCATTCGATGCAACTCAAGCCAATATCATCGCTCGTTGGGTGGCAGGCACTGGCGAACCCCAGTTTACAACTTTGAAATCTGAAGAACACACAGCACAAATCAACAAAGACCTTGCCAAGAAGATTGAAGATGATTTCCGTGCTGAGGGAGTAAACCTTTTGAGCAGCACGACGACTTTTGAGATGGGCATTAATATCGGTGATTTGCAAAAAGTCTTATTGCGAAACGCGCCGCCTTCAAGCGCAAGTTATGTGCAGAGAGTTGGGCGAGCGGGACGCGGACAAGATAAGAATGCTGTGTGCGTCACACTCTGCCGGCGTTCAAAGTATGATGCAGATATGTGGCGTGAGCCTCAGCGTCTGATGTCTGGCGAAGTTCGCACGCCAACCGTTTTTATAGAAAATCGTGTCATAGCGCAAAGACATTTCAACGCTGTTGTTTTTGCGCGTTTCTTGCGCGTCAAAATTCTTAACGAAAAGGCTCTTCGTGATGTCAAACAAAAAATCCGTTTGGCAGCTTTTTTGCCAACCGATTCCCGCGTGGGCATTCCACAAGATTGGTTGCAGCTTTATCCGTCGGATTTGCATTTAGATTTTATTGCTTGGCTCGAAACGCAAAGCGTTGCCGACATTTTTTGCTCACCAGCCGGACAGTCTTTGCTTGGAGCGATTGATGGTTTTGAGTTGGGCAAAGAAAAGTCGAAAGAAACCTATAAAGAAGTTTTAAGCAACATTGCAGATGAGCTATCTGAATTGATGAGCGAGCGCAAGAAATTTTTTAATGAGGGTAAAGAGACAGGCGACATTGATCGCTCTGTAAAGAATTTGCTTGATAGCGATATTGTCGCAGTTATGGCAAAACGCGGTTTCTTGCCACGCTATGCTTTTCCGTTGGACACTGTCACTTTGGAAACGGGTTGGAGTCGATGGTCGAGTGACAGCGACGTTGAACTCAATCGGGATAGAGCCATTGCTATTTCAGAGTTCGCTCCGGGGGCGCAAGTGATTGCTCACAAAAAGGTCTTCACCAGTTCAGGCTTATATGTCGTCAGTCGCACAGACAAACCAGAGCGTTGGTGGTACTCAAAATGCCCTGAGTGTTTACAAATTCGTACCTCACGAACACAAGACCCTTTGATAACAAGTTGTGAGGTTTGCGGACGCTCTATTACAACACAACACATCAAACCTTTCGTTGAGCCAGCAACCTTCAGTGTGCGAATTGAAAAAAGCAATGTTAATGCAGCAAGACATCGGCGAGCTTCGTTAGTTCGACAAAGGCAATCGCTGACACATTTCATTGATTCAGTAAATGATGATGAGTTTGAAGACAGAGGGGCATTTAAAATTGCGTTAAAAACTTCAGGCAGTCTGTTTCGATACAACTTAGGTCCACAAAATAAAGGCTTCATGCTCTGCGCGCATTGCGGATGCAGCGAGCCGTTACACTTCTTTAAAGCTGGCAAGAAGCATAGAAAGTTACGCCCAATGCAAGGCAGTTTAGATTGTTCAAATGAAACTCCATGGACGAAGCCTTTGGCTTATGGTCATCAATTCCAAAGCTTTTGTTTGATTGCGCGTCCGATTGAACCCAAACCGCCAATTGAGTCTTTAGCTTATGCTTTGCAAAAAGGCTTATGTGAGATGCTCGAAATCGAAACATCAGATATTGGTGTTGCTTGGCGTTGGTTGGCAAATCGCAATATTGCTGATGCGAAAGCAGAGATAATACTTTTCGACAACACTCCAGGCGGCGCAGGGTTTGTTAAAGAAGGCTTTGATAACTGGCAGCAAACCGTAGCGTCTGCACAGAAGGTTTGTGAGAAATGTAAATGCGAAGTTGCTTGTTATGATTGTCTGAAAAACTTTAGCAATCAGACTCATCACGACAAGTTGAGTCGTCATCGTGTAATAGAATTTTTTGAATAA